The following are encoded together in the Micromonospora lupini genome:
- a CDS encoding AfsR/SARP family transcriptional regulator, whose translation MPIDRLIDVLWGEQPPNTARQQVQNRLGKLRCLLGQARTAQINRIGRGYALEVDEHQVDGLRFRKLCAQAEDAQRLGQLDRAANHLYAALGLWQGTVLEGIDSPALRADALSWEEARLKAIETLVELEFSRGQHSAVTAALHTWVQGYPYHEGLHCRLAEALHLGSRTGEALMLLHQLKIRLAGELGISPGAPVQELYLRLVGTSTEPDTSRQSSQAVEALRRALTETTQSLKVLTNALEFLNR comes from the coding sequence GTGCCCATTGACCGGCTGATCGACGTGCTGTGGGGCGAGCAGCCACCCAACACCGCACGACAGCAGGTCCAGAATCGACTCGGCAAGCTGCGGTGCCTCCTGGGGCAGGCGCGCACCGCGCAGATCAACCGCATCGGTCGGGGGTACGCCCTCGAGGTGGACGAACACCAGGTCGACGGGCTCAGATTCCGGAAGCTCTGTGCCCAGGCCGAGGACGCTCAGCGACTCGGGCAGCTCGATCGCGCGGCGAACCACCTCTACGCCGCGCTCGGCCTCTGGCAGGGCACCGTCCTCGAGGGCATCGATTCGCCCGCGCTGCGGGCGGACGCTCTGTCGTGGGAGGAAGCCAGACTCAAGGCCATCGAGACATTGGTGGAGTTGGAGTTCAGCCGCGGCCAGCACAGCGCTGTCACCGCGGCTCTGCACACCTGGGTCCAGGGCTACCCCTACCACGAGGGTCTGCACTGCCGGCTCGCCGAGGCCCTGCATCTGGGGTCGCGCACGGGCGAGGCGTTGATGCTGCTACACCAGCTGAAGATCCGGCTCGCTGGGGAACTGGGCATCAGTCCGGGTGCCCCGGTGCAGGAGCTGTACCTTCGCCTGGTCGGCACCTCGACGGAGCCCGACACCTCCCGGCAATCCAGCCAAGCAGTTGAAGCGCTCCGGCGAGCGTTGACCGAGACGACACAGTCGCTGAAGGTGCTCACCAACGCCCTGGAGTTCCTCAATAGGTGA
- a CDS encoding DUF2690 domain-containing protein, translated as MKRLLLIPGLASALALSFLAGPTPAQAAPAQPVPASDVEAVIAAGQGTRIDAATLATSGCGSSCDGKDPYFKIYYNGSSYYKCADDAITKYSVSDSFGSVSLRYSPRCRTAWAKTAASDVLFKVVSRYTNGNYRTSMSAFYPSEYTNMVNDAGLEAQACYDPTGPADGWNCTSWW; from the coding sequence GTGAAACGACTGCTGCTCATCCCCGGCCTGGCCTCGGCCCTCGCCCTCAGCTTTCTCGCTGGACCCACCCCGGCCCAGGCCGCGCCGGCCCAGCCCGTGCCGGCCTCCGATGTCGAAGCGGTGATCGCAGCGGGGCAGGGCACGCGGATCGACGCGGCGACGCTCGCCACGAGCGGCTGCGGATCGTCGTGCGACGGTAAGGATCCCTATTTCAAGATCTACTACAACGGCTCGAGCTACTACAAGTGCGCCGACGATGCGATCACCAAGTACAGCGTTTCCGACTCGTTCGGCAGCGTGAGCCTGCGCTACAGCCCTCGCTGCCGTACGGCCTGGGCGAAGACCGCCGCCAGTGACGTGCTGTTCAAGGTGGTCAGCCGCTACACCAACGGGAATTACCGGACCTCGATGAGTGCCTTCTACCCGTCCGAATACACGAACATGGTCAACGACGCGGGCTTGGAGGCGCAGGCCTGCTACGACCCGACCGGCCCGGCGGATGGGTGGAACTGCACCAGTTGGTGGTGA